In Dermacentor variabilis isolate Ectoservices chromosome 11, ASM5094787v1, whole genome shotgun sequence, one genomic interval encodes:
- the LOC142564059 gene encoding cholinesterase-like isoform X1 translates to MVSAGTVLLPLLLGGVLSAVAEEIHIDRETTEGTVRGKLVYSLGKRVEEYRGIPFAEPPVGNLRFRPPQPKSAWEGTLDVTSRSTACPQVAVPGFKLGGLTITEDCLHLNVWVPESASKTSSSRPVLVWIHGGGFTFGSANEANYTGVVLAALTDMLVVSMNYRLGILGLMNANSPEAPGNVGAMDQNMALKWVQRNIKFFGGDSKRVTLFGESAGSVSTHAHILSPMSAGLFRRAVLLSGTMYSFDIWDSVEESMVKGDAVAKVVGCSREGTISISSNPEEVVNCMRNKSADELLKVSLADMVPRLAPFGLTYHNEFLPRHPRVAIERGFFSSVDVVAGVTSDEAALFLLFPPKSQLLLEDLNGTATEGLTDSLRAALLSFLKGDLPDVLKQYTDVVPQGDNNALRRQYVDYVSDRLFNCPLRFFAEKHSERNNKVFAYVFAHKSSKYPLPEWMGVPHASDIQFLFGEPYAEDSDSLDGHMSEVFIRMLASFSENGTPELPEAQKWPQYTFSTPTVIVIGQGHFNETQRFRATQCERWRSLYLNTSVSC, encoded by the exons ATGGTGTCGGCAGGAACTGTGCTCCTTCCCCTGCTGCTCGGTGGCGTGTTGAGTGCCGTGGCTGAAGAAATACACATCGACAGGGAGACAACAGAGGGTACAGTGCGTGGTAAATTGGTATACTCCCTGGGGAAACGTGTGGAGGAGTACCGCGGCATTCCGTTCGCCGAACCGCCCGTTGGAAACCTCCGGTTCCGGCCTCCGCAGCCTAAGAGTGCCTGGGAAGGCACTCTTGACGTCACTTCAAGGTCTACGGCTTGCCCTCAG GTCGCGGTGCCTGGGTTCAAGCTGGGCGGCCTTACTATCACAGAGGATTGCCTGCATCTCAACGTCTGGGTCCCCGAAAGTGCCTCAAAAACTTCCTCTAGCCGACCTGTCCTAGTGTGGATCCATGGAGGAGGCTTCACTTTCGGCAGTGCTAATGAAGCAAATTACACTGGAGTAGTGCTCGCAGCGCTTACTGACATGCTTGTTGTCTCAATGAACTATAGACTTGGCATACTAGGCTTGATGAATGCGAACTCTCCCGAGGCACCTGGTAACGTTGGTGCCATGGATCAGAACATGGCCTTAAAATGGGTGCAGCGCAATATCAAATTTTTCGGAGGAGATTCAAAGCGAGTCACCTTGTTTGGGGAGAGTGCAGGCTCTGTCAGCACGCATGCACACATCTTGTCACCGATGAGCGCTGGTCTTTTCAGGAGAGCCGTGTTGCTGAGTGGCACAATGTACAGCTTTGACATTTGGGACAGTGTGGAAGAGAGCATGGTAAAAGGTGACGCAGTTGCAAAAGTTGTCGGCTGCTCCAGAGAAGGGACCATCAGCATCTCGTCCAATCCTGAGGAGGTCGTGAACTGCATGCGAAACAAGTCAGCGGATGAACTCTTGAAGGTTTCTCTTGCGGACATGGTGCCAAGGCTCGCTCCATTCGGTCTCACCTACCATAACGAGTTCCTTCCGCGGCATCCTCGGGTGGCCATAGAACGCGGATTCTTCTCATCGGTCGATGTAGTAGCCGGCGTAACCTCCGACGAAGCTGCTTTGTTTCTTCTCTTTCCGCCGAAATCACAGCTTTTGCTCGAAGATCTTAACGGTACTGCAACAGAGGGACTCACTGATTCTCTTCGTGCCGCACTATTAAGTTTTCTTAAAGGAGACCTACCAGACGTGCTAAAGCAGTACACGGATGTGGTCCCACAGGGCGACAACAACGCACTCCGGAGGCAGTACGTTGACTACGTATCTGACAGACTGTTCAACTGCCCGCTGCGATTCTTTGCAGAGAAGCACAGCGAAAGGAATAATAAGGTGTTCGCCTATGTGTTCGCCCATAAGTCGTCCAAGTATCCGCTCCCAGAATGGATGGGAGTGCCGCACGCCTCGGATATACAGTTTTTGTTCGGAGAACCCTACGCCGAAGACTCTGATTCTCTGGATGGCCACATGAGTGAGGTGTTCATTCGGATGCTGGCAAGTTTCAGCGAGAACGG CACTCCTGAACTACCCGAGGCGCAGAAATGGCCACAGTACACATTTTCTACACCAACAGTGATTGTAATTGGCCAAGGACACTTCAACGAGACGCAGAGATTCCGCGCTACCCAGTGCGAACGCTGGAGGTCACTGTATCTAAATACGTCAGTATCttgctga